The genome window GGAGTCGCTCATGAGCCGGCATTCAACCGTCAAGCCGCATTGCCAGAACTCAGACAACGCCCGGCAGCGGGGCACCGCACGCGACGCGCTGCTCATCACGGCCAACGAAGCGGCCGCGATGCTCACGGTCTGCACGAAGACATTGCAGCGCATCACGAGCAAAAAGCTAATCCCCGTCGTGCGCCTCGGGGCGAGCGTGCGCTACCGCCCAGCGGACGTGATCGCGTATATTGACCGGCTGGCCGCGGAGTCGGTAGATCAACACAAAGAGGCAAGCTAATGGCCAGCATCTCGACGGCCGCGGATGGCTCGCGGCGATTGCTTTTCATCGGCGCCGATGGCAAGCGCCGCGCGCTGCGGCTCGGAAAAGCCACCGACCGCGACGCGGCGCGCTGGTGCGACAAGGTCACCAGCCTGGAGCTTTGCGCGAAATTCGGCAATCCACTCGACCGTGAGCTTGAGGCCTGGGCTGCAAAAATCCCAGCCTCGTTGCATGACCGCCTATCGGATGCTGGCCTATTGATTCCGCGGCCTGGCAAGCTGCCGCTGACGTTGG of Pirellulales bacterium contains these proteins:
- a CDS encoding helix-turn-helix domain-containing protein, with the protein product MSRHSTVKPHCQNSDNARQRGTARDALLITANEAAAMLTVCTKTLQRITSKKLIPVVRLGASVRYRPADVIAYIDRLAAESVDQHKEAS